Proteins co-encoded in one candidate division WOR-3 bacterium genomic window:
- a CDS encoding VWA domain-containing protein, with translation MIKWAEPIYLWLLLVVPVGLALMMFRGLNRRRALSRAIDPELIDRLTPSLSAGLTTLKGLLLLGALAFLLLAAARPKWGEKLQMYKGKGIDVVIALDASKSMLAEDVKPSRLVRAKTELASLLDGLAGNAIGIVAFAGEAYVMCPLTADADAAKLFLDIIGPDMMPVPGTDFSKAIDVALSLFSPKEMNYKALVLVTDGEDLSRSTAQAIQRAADAHVRVFPVAFATTEGSPIPDYDAQGNLSSYKKDKDGQVVMSRMDERELIVMAQATGGRFMRVEGFSGERLLGELDRMRKKDIGSGQYTDYVERYQLFLVVALALFLAGLGMSNRKGAWFIVRRRQKSEARSQNAELEMQNEAA, from the coding sequence ATGATCAAGTGGGCAGAGCCGATCTACCTATGGTTGCTGCTCGTCGTACCAGTCGGGCTGGCGTTGATGATGTTCCGCGGACTGAACCGACGGCGCGCCCTATCACGGGCGATTGACCCGGAACTGATAGACCGGCTTACGCCTTCCCTCTCCGCGGGCCTGACCACGCTAAAAGGGCTGCTCCTGCTTGGCGCGCTCGCGTTCCTGCTGCTGGCCGCGGCCCGGCCCAAATGGGGTGAGAAGCTCCAGATGTACAAGGGAAAGGGGATCGACGTTGTCATTGCCCTGGACGCCTCGAAGTCGATGCTGGCCGAGGACGTGAAACCCTCGCGACTCGTCCGGGCCAAGACCGAACTCGCCTCCCTGCTTGACGGCCTGGCCGGCAATGCGATCGGCATCGTTGCCTTCGCCGGCGAAGCCTACGTGATGTGCCCGCTGACCGCCGACGCGGACGCGGCCAAGCTCTTTCTCGACATCATCGGCCCGGACATGATGCCGGTACCCGGGACTGACTTCAGCAAGGCGATTGACGTAGCGCTTTCGCTCTTCAGCCCCAAGGAAATGAACTACAAGGCGCTGGTGCTGGTGACTGACGGAGAGGACCTGAGTAGGAGCACGGCGCAGGCAATTCAGCGCGCGGCTGACGCGCACGTGCGCGTTTTCCCGGTTGCCTTTGCCACCACCGAGGGTTCACCGATACCTGATTACGACGCGCAGGGTAACCTGAGTTCCTACAAGAAGGACAAAGACGGGCAGGTGGTGATGTCCCGGATGGACGAGCGCGAGCTGATTGTGATGGCGCAGGCGACCGGCGGCAGGTTCATGCGGGTCGAGGGATTCTCCGGCGAGCGCCTGCTGGGCGAACTGGACAGGATGCGCAAGAAGGACATCGGCAGCGGCCAGTACACCGATTACGTTGAGCGGTACCAGTTGTTCCTCGTCGTCGCGCTGGCGCTCTTCCTGGCCGGATTGGGGATGAGCAACCGCAAAGGAGCTTGGTTCATAGTCAGACGAAGGCAGAAGTCAGAAGCCAGAAGTCAGAATGCAGAACTCGAGATGCAAAATGAAGCAGCATAG
- a CDS encoding tetratricopeptide repeat protein, translated as MQNSRCKMKQHRPRLLVVGTLSLALAAHAADVGGLMRQGNGLYARGKYDEALSRYQMAEVLEPDATAIHFNLGNALFRLGRYEEAARELELVMIDKKPARRANAMYNIGNVAFKAGQLDPAIKAFAGALVINPNDKQAKQNLEFCLKKKQEQQSQPDSSKQNQQQQQQQQQRQQQQPQPQQGMDKSQAERIVQAVEDKEKEEQKKQRQAGGKRQVEQDW; from the coding sequence ATGCAGAACTCGAGATGCAAAATGAAGCAGCATAGGCCTCGGCTCCTTGTCGTCGGCACATTGTCCTTGGCACTTGCCGCGCATGCGGCTGATGTCGGCGGCCTGATGCGGCAGGGAAACGGGCTGTACGCTCGCGGAAAGTACGATGAGGCGCTTTCTCGGTACCAGATGGCGGAGGTGCTCGAACCGGACGCAACCGCGATTCACTTCAACCTCGGCAATGCGCTGTTCCGGCTCGGCCGCTACGAGGAGGCGGCGCGCGAGTTGGAGCTGGTGATGATCGACAAGAAACCAGCACGTCGGGCCAACGCGATGTATAATATCGGCAACGTGGCTTTCAAAGCAGGCCAACTCGATCCCGCAATCAAGGCGTTTGCCGGCGCGCTCGTCATCAACCCAAATGACAAGCAGGCTAAGCAGAACCTCGAGTTCTGCCTGAAGAAGAAGCAGGAACAGCAGAGTCAGCCGGATAGCTCGAAGCAGAACCAGCAGCAACAGCAGCAACAACAGCAACGACAGCAACAACAGCCCCAACCTCAGCAGGGCATGGACAAGAGCCAAGCCGAGCGTATCGTCCAGGCGGTCGAGGACAAAGAGAAGGAAGAGCAGAAGAAACAGCGCCAGGCCGGCGGGAAGAGACAGGTGGAGCAAGACTGGTGA
- a CDS encoding protein BatD yields MVTRRLLVLLVFCVPLLSAAELSLSADVDRTTVGLGEQFQLTVTVEGTNIGGAPRPQVPSMDEFDVLGSTSSQSTSISFINGRMTQQNTISFIYFLSPKRIGNLTVPPFKLSFKGTVYETQPIAIAVTKESQSPLPNRQQQQQSPFGLPARPQTRSSGRGSVLLTASADRTSVYQGEQVTVAFVLYTQAQVADLGIKAMPGFTGCWAEKLFDAKELNWRNATYGGQRYSAATVKQVALFPTQSGEVKIHKMTVSGQIIVGGGFFFDSAEPFEASSDPITISVKPLPEAGKPQDFGGGVGDFEVTAALSGDSSVGGEPLTLTVKVVGTGNIGLVGEPKLTPISGVKVLSPETKQTTRTADGRVAGERTFSYPLIPTADGKFVIPEITTGFFDPKVGAYYTQTTPRLEFVASGATGKTPLPESESGVKTLGADILHIKSSYRQSSPSLSLLGWFFYPAGLIVLGTGVWMGRHRRRLEQDRGYARRSRSSRLVKKGLAEATKLLAQGNEREFHTALNRAVVRYVGDRYNMESTGMTGDQLQAELARRNVDPATVASLLDLIASCDAARFSPGMTRCSPQETLEKARIVLEKL; encoded by the coding sequence CTGGTGACCCGACGCCTGCTGGTGCTATTGGTCTTCTGCGTGCCGCTTCTCAGCGCGGCTGAGTTGAGCCTCTCGGCAGACGTCGACCGAACCACAGTCGGCCTGGGTGAGCAGTTTCAGCTCACGGTCACGGTCGAGGGTACGAACATCGGCGGTGCGCCCCGGCCGCAGGTACCGTCGATGGATGAGTTTGATGTCCTAGGCAGCACCTCGTCCCAATCCACGAGCATCTCGTTCATCAACGGCCGGATGACCCAGCAGAACACCATCAGCTTCATCTACTTTCTTTCTCCGAAGCGTATCGGCAACCTGACTGTCCCGCCCTTCAAACTCTCCTTCAAGGGCACTGTCTACGAGACTCAACCCATCGCCATAGCAGTTACCAAAGAGAGCCAGTCTCCGCTCCCAAACCGGCAGCAGCAACAGCAGTCCCCGTTTGGTCTTCCCGCTCGTCCCCAGACCCGAAGTTCAGGTCGGGGCAGCGTGCTTCTCACCGCGTCGGCCGACAGGACGTCTGTGTATCAGGGCGAGCAGGTGACGGTCGCCTTTGTGCTGTACACCCAGGCCCAGGTTGCCGATCTCGGCATCAAAGCCATGCCCGGCTTCACCGGCTGCTGGGCCGAGAAGCTCTTCGATGCCAAGGAATTGAATTGGCGCAATGCGACCTACGGTGGGCAGAGGTACAGCGCCGCGACCGTGAAGCAGGTCGCACTCTTTCCTACGCAGTCAGGCGAGGTGAAGATCCACAAGATGACGGTTTCCGGACAGATCATAGTAGGCGGCGGATTCTTCTTCGATTCGGCTGAGCCTTTTGAGGCGTCGTCGGACCCAATCACCATAAGCGTCAAACCCCTGCCCGAAGCCGGCAAGCCGCAGGACTTCGGCGGCGGCGTCGGCGATTTTGAGGTCACGGCCGCTCTCAGCGGAGACAGCTCGGTTGGCGGCGAGCCGCTCACCCTGACGGTCAAGGTCGTCGGCACCGGCAACATCGGTCTCGTGGGCGAGCCGAAGCTCACGCCGATTTCAGGTGTCAAGGTACTCAGCCCGGAAACAAAGCAGACCACGCGCACTGCCGACGGCCGGGTCGCAGGAGAACGTACGTTCAGCTACCCGCTGATTCCGACCGCGGACGGGAAGTTCGTGATTCCCGAAATCACGACGGGTTTCTTCGACCCGAAGGTCGGCGCCTACTATACGCAGACAACCCCGCGCCTTGAGTTCGTGGCGAGCGGCGCGACCGGCAAGACGCCTTTGCCGGAAAGCGAGTCTGGCGTCAAGACGCTGGGTGCTGACATCCTCCATATCAAATCGTCCTACAGACAGTCGTCGCCTTCCCTGAGCTTGCTAGGATGGTTCTTCTACCCGGCAGGCCTTATCGTTCTCGGGACTGGCGTCTGGATGGGCCGTCACCGCCGCAGGCTCGAACAGGATCGCGGCTATGCGCGACGCAGCCGCTCCAGCCGGCTGGTCAAGAAGGGTCTGGCCGAGGCCACGAAGCTGCTCGCGCAGGGGAACGAACGCGAATTCCATACCGCGCTCAACCGGGCAGTCGTGCGCTACGTCGGTGACCGCTACAACATGGAGTCCACCGGGATGACCGGTGACCAGCTCCAAGCGGAACTCGCCCGCCGGAACGTGGACCCGGCAACCGTCGCAAGCTTGCTTGACTTGATTGCCTCCTGCGACGCAGCCCGGTTCTCACCGGGAATGACTCGGTGCTCGCCGCAGGAGACGCTGGAGAAGGCGCGGATAGTGCTGGAGAAGCTTTGA
- a CDS encoding tetratricopeptide repeat protein: MRRSPVLTGNDSVLAAGDAGEGADSAGEALRRKVVKWPSSPVARCLGILALASCILQGAVASPADLFSRGNQAYESGDYAVAVTLYDSAAAGVSSAELFYNRGNARFKLGEVGRAIADYNRAYVLKPHDKDISHNLAFARQYRPDKSLTLENPLLRMLTGLLRLLDAATARVLSGLFFFLALAALALLLIRGQRLFGWTAIGLSVLFLYCFISATSWGAVTNPAHAVVVQPELTLRSGPGPEYKEIAVVHDGLEVMLRERRPGYVLIQIPGGDGGWVESASVELVFAR, translated from the coding sequence CTGCGACGCAGCCCGGTTCTCACCGGGAATGACTCGGTGCTCGCCGCAGGAGACGCTGGAGAAGGCGCGGATAGTGCTGGAGAAGCTTTGAGAAGGAAAGTGGTCAAGTGGCCAAGTAGTCCAGTGGCCAGGTGCCTGGGTATTCTTGCCCTTGCGTCCTGCATCTTGCAGGGTGCAGTCGCTTCCCCGGCTGACCTTTTCAGCCGCGGAAATCAGGCCTATGAATCCGGTGACTATGCCGTCGCCGTCACGTTGTACGACAGCGCGGCAGCGGGAGTGTCTAGCGCGGAGCTGTTCTACAATCGGGGTAACGCCAGGTTCAAACTCGGAGAAGTCGGGCGGGCCATCGCCGACTACAACCGTGCGTATGTGCTCAAACCGCACGACAAGGACATCAGTCACAACCTCGCCTTTGCCCGTCAGTACCGGCCCGACAAGTCCTTGACCCTCGAGAATCCGCTCTTGCGGATGCTGACCGGCCTTCTACGCCTGCTCGACGCGGCGACTGCACGCGTACTGTCCGGCCTCTTCTTCTTCCTTGCCCTTGCTGCGCTCGCCCTGCTCTTGATTCGCGGCCAGCGCCTGTTCGGCTGGACTGCTATCGGGCTCAGCGTCCTCTTTCTCTACTGCTTCATCTCCGCCACAAGCTGGGGCGCGGTTACGAACCCGGCGCACGCGGTCGTGGTCCAGCCAGAGCTCACCCTGCGCAGCGGCCCGGGTCCGGAATACAAGGAGATCGCCGTTGTCCACGACGGGCTCGAGGTGATGCTGCGCGAGCGGCGACCCGGGTATGTCCTCATCCAGATTCCGGGCGGTGACGGCGGATGGGTTGAATCCGCCTCGGTCGAACTGGTCTTCGCCCGCTAG
- a CDS encoding aldo/keto reductase, translating into MKYRSLGASGIKVPALGYGCMRLPMLSGRKNSKRRCAVDIPEAVRMMHYAYEHGVSYFDSAYGYHMGWSESVLGKALAGLPRDKVMVTTKLPVWLAKRPADFRRLLSTQLRRLRTDYLDFYFLHALNAKSFERVRQLGVLDFIDKAVREGRIRRAGFSFHDGPTAFKPIVDAYDWTTCQIQYNVVDTHHQAGLTGLRYAAKRGLGVIAMEPLRGGDLAGRIAPSIKALWDSSPIKRTSAEWALRWLWHQPEVSIVLSGMSTMEQVKDNIRYASRSGIGLLSEDELALVKQVQRAYRKLRGIPCTACGYCMPCPSGVAIPRNFSLYNDWCMFPGSDQARLEYRTWMDAANRASACKQCGQCVAKCPQQLAIPELLKKAHSALS; encoded by the coding sequence ATGAAGTACCGTTCTCTTGGTGCAAGCGGCATCAAAGTGCCGGCCCTCGGTTATGGCTGCATGCGCCTGCCAATGCTGTCAGGCCGCAAGAACTCGAAGCGGCGCTGCGCTGTGGACATCCCTGAAGCTGTCCGGATGATGCACTACGCCTACGAACACGGCGTGAGCTACTTCGACTCGGCGTACGGCTACCACATGGGATGGAGCGAGTCGGTGCTTGGCAAGGCGCTGGCCGGTCTCCCACGCGACAAGGTGATGGTCACCACCAAGCTACCGGTCTGGCTGGCCAAGAGGCCCGCGGACTTCAGGCGGCTTCTATCCACGCAACTGCGCCGGCTGCGCACCGACTACCTGGACTTCTACTTCCTTCACGCGCTCAACGCCAAGTCGTTCGAGCGGGTGCGGCAGCTTGGCGTACTCGACTTCATCGACAAAGCAGTGCGCGAGGGCCGCATCCGACGCGCCGGGTTCTCTTTCCACGACGGCCCGACGGCGTTCAAGCCGATAGTCGACGCCTACGATTGGACCACCTGTCAGATACAGTACAATGTCGTTGATACCCATCACCAGGCAGGTCTGACCGGCCTGCGCTACGCCGCGAAGAGAGGACTTGGTGTCATCGCCATGGAGCCGCTGCGCGGCGGAGATCTAGCCGGTCGCATCGCCCCGAGCATAAAAGCCCTCTGGGACTCCTCACCCATCAAACGCACGTCGGCCGAATGGGCGCTGCGCTGGCTCTGGCACCAGCCCGAGGTCTCAATTGTGCTCTCCGGCATGAGCACGATGGAGCAGGTGAAGGACAACATCCGTTACGCGAGCCGGAGCGGCATCGGCCTGCTTTCAGAGGACGAGCTCGCGTTGGTGAAGCAGGTGCAGCGCGCATATCGGAAGCTGCGCGGCATCCCCTGCACGGCCTGCGGATACTGCATGCCCTGTCCGTCGGGCGTGGCCATCCCGCGCAACTTCTCGCTCTACAATGACTGGTGCATGTTCCCAGGTTCAGACCAGGCTCGGCTCGAGTATCGGACTTGGATGGATGCCGCCAACCGCGCCTCCGCCTGCAAGCAATGCGGGCAGTGCGTCGCCAAATGCCCGCAGCAGCTCGCAATCCCCGAGCTGCTCAAGAAAGCCCACTCGGCTCTGTCCTGA
- a CDS encoding phage holin family protein translates to MRLLVRWVTAALALFLAAWIVPGIEVAANAWWVYALMAVILGLVNALVRPILKLLSCGLIILTLGLFTLVINALTLWLSSSIAVHWFHVGFYVRGFWAAFLGALIVSLSTIIMSALFRDKEK, encoded by the coding sequence GTGAGATTGCTCGTCCGCTGGGTGACTGCAGCGCTGGCCCTCTTCCTCGCGGCCTGGATCGTACCGGGAATCGAGGTTGCTGCCAACGCCTGGTGGGTCTATGCGCTGATGGCCGTGATTCTAGGCCTGGTCAATGCGCTCGTCCGGCCGATCCTGAAGCTGCTATCCTGCGGGCTGATCATCCTGACGCTCGGTCTGTTCACGCTGGTCATCAACGCTCTTACCCTGTGGCTTTCGTCGTCCATCGCCGTCCACTGGTTTCACGTCGGCTTCTACGTTCGCGGGTTCTGGGCTGCGTTCCTGGGCGCGCTCATCGTCAGCCTCTCCACAATCATCATGTCGGCGTTGTTCAGGGACAAGGAGAAGTAG
- a CDS encoding ribokinase produces the protein MKGSRPCVCVVGSFVMDLMFMVRHRPGPGETMLADGFGMFLGGKGFNQAVAARRLGADVCIVGRVGSDQFGDMFVAKLEQEGICSVGVTRDAEVGTAIATPVVDEHGQNSIIAAPRANMRVRPEDVLAVEEQIASADILMLQFEIPLAVSRRAAEIASEHRTLVMLDPAPVEHGFERFAAPTDYIVPNEIEAHMLTGRMTPEEAAAVLLPETRRGVVISLGEQGAMAVDRAALDRFPAHKVQVVDTTGAGDAFRAGLSVRIAEGASLEESVRFANACGALACTVMGAEPSMPRRSAVELLLAQE, from the coding sequence ATGAAAGGCAGCCGTCCTTGCGTGTGTGTTGTCGGCAGCTTCGTGATGGACCTCATGTTCATGGTTAGGCACCGGCCCGGTCCGGGAGAAACGATGCTGGCCGACGGCTTCGGCATGTTCCTTGGCGGCAAGGGATTCAACCAGGCCGTGGCAGCCAGGCGGCTGGGTGCTGATGTCTGCATTGTTGGGCGGGTTGGCAGCGACCAGTTCGGCGACATGTTTGTGGCCAAGCTGGAGCAGGAAGGGATCTGCTCTGTTGGCGTGACCCGCGACGCTGAGGTAGGAACCGCAATTGCCACGCCGGTTGTGGATGAGCACGGTCAGAACAGTATCATCGCCGCGCCGCGGGCGAACATGCGGGTGAGACCGGAGGATGTGCTCGCCGTAGAGGAGCAGATAGCTTCGGCCGACATTCTAATGCTTCAGTTCGAGATACCACTGGCCGTGTCGCGGCGTGCCGCTGAGATCGCGAGCGAGCACAGGACGCTGGTGATGCTGGACCCGGCGCCGGTCGAGCACGGCTTCGAGCGGTTTGCCGCGCCGACAGACTACATCGTACCGAACGAGATAGAAGCTCACATGCTGACCGGCAGGATGACGCCGGAGGAAGCCGCAGCAGTCCTGCTGCCGGAGACCCGGCGGGGCGTGGTCATATCTCTCGGCGAGCAGGGCGCGATGGCGGTTGACCGCGCCGCGCTGGACCGGTTCCCGGCGCACAAGGTGCAAGTGGTCGATACTACCGGTGCGGGCGATGCTTTCCGGGCCGGTCTGTCCGTACGGATCGCCGAGGGCGCAAGCCTTGAAGAATCCGTTCGGTTCGCCAACGCCTGCGGCGCACTTGCCTGCACGGTCATGGGCGCCGAACCATCCATGCCAAGGCGGAGCGCAGTTGAGCTTCTTCTGGCCCAAGAGTGA
- a CDS encoding transaldolase, translating into MGLFLDSARIEEVQKAVELGFLAGVTTNPTIIAKANGQPKDIIREICAISPGPVFYQITTKTPAEREREGREFYLVNPEKVVLKIPATTENMTLMARLSMEIPCAATAVYSGHQTIVACDAGARYVIPYVNRATRLLGDGCRLVAEMASVVKASGRVVEILAASIKSAEEATQAVLAGANHLTLPLDILLSLGNHPLSEAAIEEFGRSAKTGC; encoded by the coding sequence ATGGGACTATTCCTGGATAGTGCGCGGATTGAGGAAGTGCAGAAGGCTGTGGAGCTTGGGTTTCTAGCCGGTGTGACGACGAACCCGACCATCATCGCGAAGGCGAATGGGCAGCCGAAGGACATCATCCGTGAGATATGTGCGATTTCTCCCGGGCCCGTGTTCTACCAGATCACCACGAAGACGCCCGCCGAACGGGAACGCGAGGGACGCGAGTTCTATCTGGTCAATCCGGAGAAGGTGGTTCTCAAGATACCCGCGACGACCGAGAACATGACCCTCATGGCGAGACTCTCAATGGAGATTCCGTGCGCCGCGACTGCTGTCTATAGTGGTCACCAGACAATCGTGGCCTGCGATGCGGGTGCTCGTTATGTGATTCCGTACGTGAACCGCGCGACGCGGCTGCTCGGCGACGGATGCCGGCTGGTAGCTGAGATGGCGTCCGTCGTGAAGGCATCCGGCAGGGTTGTCGAGATACTGGCCGCCAGTATAAAGTCGGCCGAGGAGGCCACGCAGGCAGTACTTGCGGGCGCGAACCACCTGACACTGCCACTGGATATCCTGCTGAGTCTGGGCAATCACCCGCTCTCGGAAGCGGCTATCGAGGAATTCGGTCGGTCGGCGAAGACGGGCTGCTAG
- a CDS encoding PrsW family intramembrane metalloprotease, translating to MIGLLVIAVAPAFALFLFFYLRDKYRKEPIGVMLVTFGLGAASLLPAVVTSLALQKLTGWRSSTPSLLQAFLGAMLIVGLVEEGAKFLVVRFYAYHRPEFDEPYDGIMYSVMAALGFATVENLLYVFSKGAGTGVMRALLAMPSHAFDGVLMGYFLGEAKFARNDRMGNWLSALGFGLAVAAHGLYDFIVFSLDKAPLMALSLITMAVLFWVIFFKATRKLSERSPYKHPQLAALHRSADTAAAGDAESSSPSSPTDRIPR from the coding sequence GTGATCGGTCTCCTCGTCATCGCCGTCGCACCGGCCTTCGCGCTGTTCCTCTTCTTCTACCTGCGCGACAAGTACCGAAAAGAACCCATCGGTGTCATGCTTGTGACTTTCGGGCTCGGCGCCGCCTCGCTTCTACCCGCCGTGGTCACCTCGCTGGCGCTCCAGAAGCTGACCGGCTGGCGCTCCAGCACGCCCAGCCTGCTGCAGGCTTTTCTTGGCGCGATGTTGATTGTCGGCCTGGTCGAGGAGGGCGCGAAGTTCCTCGTCGTCCGGTTCTACGCCTACCATCGACCGGAATTCGACGAGCCCTATGACGGAATCATGTACTCGGTGATGGCCGCACTGGGTTTCGCGACGGTGGAGAACCTTCTCTACGTCTTCTCAAAGGGCGCCGGAACCGGCGTGATGCGCGCGCTGCTGGCCATGCCCAGCCACGCGTTCGATGGCGTGCTTATGGGCTATTTCCTCGGGGAAGCCAAGTTCGCCCGTAACGACCGAATGGGCAACTGGCTGTCTGCGCTTGGCTTCGGCCTGGCAGTCGCGGCCCACGGGCTATACGACTTCATCGTCTTCTCGCTGGACAAGGCACCGCTTATGGCCCTGAGCCTGATTACCATGGCGGTGCTCTTCTGGGTCATCTTCTTCAAGGCCACGCGAAAGCTGTCGGAGAGGTCGCCCTACAAGCACCCTCAACTGGCCGCGCTTCACCGCAGCGCGGATACGGCCGCGGCCGGCGACGCCGAATCTAGCAGCCCGTCTTCGCCGACCGACCGAATTCCTCGATAG
- a CDS encoding 2'-5' RNA ligase family protein: MKAAQYCVVAFPKLDSEAQIQDLREQFPAWYYRVRPYVSLVLPFTPITLEEMQNVSEHVGRVRRNLHPLAISFTHCIERGESLFFVVEDGRDELVQLHRDMIGSEPLSLLADAPVYEPQVWLGRVTDARQRAYALAEANRLGRSLGVVDAVTLLRIESDEEHRLVATYPFGVGRVDYYDRFAT, from the coding sequence GTGAAGGCGGCCCAGTATTGCGTCGTTGCCTTCCCGAAACTGGACAGCGAGGCGCAGATCCAGGACCTGAGAGAGCAGTTTCCGGCCTGGTACTACCGCGTCAGGCCGTATGTCTCTCTTGTCCTGCCATTTACACCCATCACCCTGGAAGAGATGCAGAACGTTTCCGAGCATGTCGGCCGGGTTCGACGCAACCTCCATCCGCTCGCTATCTCTTTTACCCACTGCATTGAGCGAGGCGAGTCACTGTTCTTCGTAGTCGAAGACGGTCGCGACGAACTCGTCCAGCTTCACCGGGACATGATTGGTTCCGAGCCGCTGTCCCTGCTTGCTGACGCGCCGGTCTACGAGCCGCAAGTATGGCTCGGTCGCGTGACCGATGCAAGGCAGCGTGCCTATGCCCTGGCCGAAGCCAACCGCCTCGGCCGCTCCCTCGGGGTAGTGGATGCGGTCACCCTGCTCAGAATCGAGTCGGATGAAGAGCACAGGCTCGTCGCCACGTATCCTTTCGGCGTCGGTCGTGTCGACTACTACGACCGGTTCGCGACCTGA
- a CDS encoding PQQ-like beta-propeller repeat protein, with protein MNRSSASSFLVPSAVLVLVAMFSCGKNHPADIPTVPVGRDSCFTDTTYTFTTIATDPDGDSVALRFDWGDSTLSTWSDLVADGESVAFTHAWSVPGTFGVRAQARDQGLRTSDWSAALSVQVMVDRPAPGVPTKPDGPAKGDQGIEYAFSTVAFHPESMNVAIRFAWGDGDTSDWSSFVAPGESVSMNHFWPVPDTYAVTAQAKDTGNATSSWSEPHFIRIWPPDTMGLWRYKLTAVEGGSFYSSPAFGPDGNIYVGSIDSALYSVDTSGALRWRYPTGSFIRSSPAIAPDGTIYIGSYDDVLYAINPDGTSRWSYSTGGSIHASPAIGADGTVYFSSLDHWFYSLSSAGDLGWRTLANKAARSSPAVAADSTIYVGSDDDNIYAVKPNGQVKWGHKTGSTVRSSPSFGADGTVYCGSDDGYLYALEPSGTLKWRFPTGGAIQGSAVVAADGTIYFGSDDSCLYALNPDGSSKWRYPTGGSVSASPAIASDGTIYFGSADYSVYALKPDGSARWQFETDGAIRSSPTIGSDGRVYFTSSDGYLYALKGRSPLANSPWPKFHRDLRNTGRAGTSR; from the coding sequence TTGAACCGAAGTAGCGCCAGCTCTTTCCTTGTTCCGTCTGCTGTTCTGGTCCTGGTTGCGATGTTTTCGTGCGGCAAGAACCATCCGGCAGACATTCCGACCGTACCGGTCGGCCGAGACTCCTGTTTCACGGACACGACCTACACCTTCACGACAATCGCGACTGACCCCGATGGCGACAGCGTGGCCCTGCGCTTTGACTGGGGCGATTCGACCCTCTCAACCTGGTCGGACCTCGTGGCAGACGGGGAGTCGGTCGCGTTCACTCACGCCTGGTCCGTTCCGGGAACCTTTGGAGTCCGCGCCCAGGCCAGGGACCAGGGACTGAGGACCTCCGACTGGTCCGCCGCACTTTCGGTTCAGGTTATGGTGGACCGGCCGGCCCCTGGCGTGCCGACAAAGCCGGATGGACCGGCCAAGGGTGACCAGGGTATCGAGTACGCTTTCTCTACCGTTGCCTTCCACCCCGAGAGCATGAACGTGGCGATCCGCTTCGCGTGGGGCGATGGCGACACTTCCGACTGGAGCTCGTTCGTCGCCCCGGGCGAGTCGGTGTCGATGAATCACTTCTGGCCCGTCCCTGACACCTACGCGGTAACGGCGCAGGCCAAGGACACGGGCAACGCAACGTCCTCGTGGTCTGAGCCTCACTTCATCAGGATCTGGCCGCCGGACACCATGGGTTTGTGGCGCTACAAGCTGACGGCCGTAGAGGGAGGCTCGTTCTATTCGTCTCCGGCGTTCGGTCCGGACGGCAACATCTACGTCGGCTCGATAGACAGTGCCCTGTACTCGGTCGACACCAGCGGTGCCCTGCGGTGGCGCTACCCGACCGGCAGTTTCATCCGGTCCTCCCCGGCCATCGCGCCCGACGGCACCATCTACATCGGCTCCTACGACGACGTCCTCTACGCCATCAACCCCGACGGCACGTCCAGGTGGAGCTACTCAACCGGCGGCTCCATTCATGCTTCCCCGGCTATCGGCGCCGACGGCACCGTCTATTTCAGTTCGCTGGACCACTGGTTCTACTCCCTCAGCTCAGCCGGAGATCTGGGCTGGAGAACCCTCGCCAACAAGGCTGCCCGTTCCTCTCCAGCCGTTGCCGCTGACAGCACAATCTACGTCGGGTCGGATGACGACAATATCTATGCGGTGAAACCGAATGGCCAGGTCAAATGGGGCCACAAGACCGGAAGCACGGTCCGTTCCTCCCCCTCGTTCGGAGCTGATGGAACCGTCTATTGCGGCTCGGACGACGGCTATCTCTACGCCCTGGAACCAAGCGGCACCCTTAAGTGGCGGTTCCCGACGGGCGGAGCCATCCAGGGCTCGGCAGTAGTCGCAGCGGACGGCACTATCTACTTCGGCTCGGACGACAGCTGCCTCTATGCCCTGAACCCGGATGGTTCGAGCAAGTGGCGCTATCCGACCGGCGGCAGCGTCAGTGCGTCTCCAGCCATCGCGTCTGACGGGACGATCTATTTCGGTTCGGCCGACTACAGCGTCTACGCCTTGAAACCCGATGGTTCGGCCAGGTGGCAGTTCGAGACTGACGGCGCCATCAGGTCGTCGCCGACTATCGGCTCGGATGGAAGGGTCTACTTCACCAGTAGCGACGGCTACCTCTACGCGCTCAAGGGCCGGAGTCCGCTTGCCAACTCGCCCTGGCCCAAGTTCCACCGCGACCTGCGGAACACGGGCCGGGCCGGGACAAGCAGGTAG